A stretch of DNA from Oculatellaceae cyanobacterium:
GGTTGTCCAGGGATGAATTTGCTTTTATTGATCTCCGCTTCAATTTGAGCAAGTGTCAGGGTAGATTTTTGTTGAGATTCAAGACCAATTAATTTATTTAAATAGCTATTTAACTTCAGATTGGCATCTTGGTTAATAATCAACCAGATACTCAGGCTGACACCTCCCAAGATTAAAGCAGAGGTAACTACTAAAGCAGTCATGGCACTTCGAGGCGAAATGCGAACTATGCCACGATTTGATTGAGGGCTAACATAAACTCGCACTTTGGGTTTAGTATCATCTGGCTGGTTGTCCTGAGTCCCGACATTACTGGTATCTGAAGTTTGATCATTAATCTTTTTTACCCTCACCGCTCACCTCTTACCCCTCATTAGATAACACTTGTTCATAAAGCGATCCCATCCGTTCCCAAGTGTATTGAGTTTCGATGAGCGATCGCGCATTTTTTGATAATTGTTCTCTTAGTTGAGCATTTTCAAATAACTTACTAATAGCGTAAACATACTCTGATTTTGTATTTGCCCGCAATGCCCGCAGTGGCACACCCACGTCATCTACTTCCAGTCCTTCCAAACCGCGATCGCTTGCGACTACAGGTACGCCTGCCGCCATTGCTTCCAAGGTTTTATTTTTAATGCCAAACCCTGTCCGCATTGGCACTAGACAAATTGTACTGTTGTGTAAATACTCCACCATTGAAGGCACACCACCCAATACGGTAATTCCAGATCGTTTGCCTAATTCTAAAACTGATGATACAGGTCTTGCTCCTACGAGTTCTAGCGTGACATCAGCATACCGTTTTTGAATTTCTGGGAAAACTTCTAAGCTAAAAAATTTTACTGCATCTATATTAGGCGCATTATCCATTGCTCCAGCAAAAATTAACTTATGTCCCCCTGGATCAGCACTACGCATGGGAAAACGAGCAAGATCTACTCCATTGGCAATGATCTTAATTTGAGAATTGGGGTTAAAAGCTTGTATTTGCTGTTGATCCTGTAGTGTTGTGACTACAATTTGGTCAAACTTGGAACAATAGCGTTGCTCATATTGGCGTAATAGTGGCAAATTTAGCTGATCTCTGAACCAATTTTCTGATGTTTGAGTTTCCAATTGGTGTTTGCAAGTTGCATAAACAGAGCTATGAATATTTATGACGGTTTTTAGTTGCGATCGCCATTCAGGGCGCAGATAAATTTCATTGACACTATGTTCGCAGGTAATTACATCATATTTATGTGTCTGCACATACTGATCTAAGCACTCTTGCATCTCTTGAGAATACAGGTGCAAGACATTAGGAGGTGTTCCTTGTTGCAAAAATTGGGTAAAACGCTGCACCTTTCCGAGTAATCCTGATTGAGAGTCGGCGGGTTTTTGAAAAACTACTAATTCTTTGACGCACTGACGAAGTTGTTCGATTTCGGTATCTGTAACGTCTGCTGAACGCTGAGTAAGTAAGGTAATATCATGGCGTTGACTGAGATATTGTAGTAAATTAAACGTTCTCACCTGTGTTCCTCCCCGTGTTGGCGGGTATGGAAAGGTAGAAGAGAGCATGATTATTTGCATAGAATATTATGTGCCATGAGTGCGATCGCACTTTCAAAGCGATACTACATATAATTTAGTTGTATTAACCGCTTTTTACTTTACCAAAATCCTTATCCGCATCAGTTTTCCTGCAATTGTAAACATCACACTTCTCAATTAAGTAACTATATGCAACCTTATGGTATTTACACCCTAGCTAATGATGTTGTTTATGACCAATTTGTGGCTTTACTCAATAGTATTGAGGCAAATGTTAGCCCAGACCTCCCTATTTGTGTAATTCCTTTTGATGAAAAACTAGAAAAAATTAAACAAGAAATTGATTCTAGAGCCAACGTTACTTTGTTTAATAACTATGACGCAATCCAACGTTGGGAAGATTTTGCTCAACAAGTTTGGGCAGCACATCCCCAAGGCAGTCAAAATAAATCCGCCCAACTTGTAAAATCTAGAATGCGGATGCAACGCAGGTATGCCGCGTTTGATGGTAATTTTGAGAAATTTGTAATTTATGATGCTGATTGTTTGGCAATGAAACCCCTAGATTCTCTCTTTGCCAAGCTAGAAAATTATAACTTTGTCTTTGATGATTGGGAACACGCTAAACCTGAACCTGTAACAGCATTAAACTTATCATTGATTGAAAAATCTGGTAACTTTTCAGCAAAAAATGTTCGTTCTAAATTACATTGTGCCAGTTTTTTTGGTTCTCATCGGGGCTTATTTACTCCTCAAAAAATAGCTCAAATACAAGATAAATTAATTGCACAAAGAGAAGTTGAGTGGATTAATGGCGTAAGTGAAGCCTTCTTATTTAATTACATGACCTTACGGGGAGAATACACCCTATTTAATTTTACCCTCAGCCCTAATGGTCAAGAGAGAACAGGCAATTGTGCCGATGCAGATCTTTTTGTGAATATTGATCGCGTTCTCTACAACCAAGATGGCTTAAAACCAATCCATCGAATTCATTATATGAACTATGCAGCTAGTGATTTTAGCCGCTTATGCCAAGGTGAAGATACCAATATTTGCTATAAAGATGAATTTCTTTACTATCGCTTTTTAAAGCATCCAGAACAGATGCCAAAACAGTTACAACCGCCTAGTGTCTGGAAGAAAACTAACCGCTTGTTCAAAAAAGCCATGAAAAAGCTAGAAAAAGTAATATAGCAGTTAGCGGTTAGCTATTAGCAGTCAGCTTTAATCATGCGGGTTTGTTACAAAGGGTTTTATTAAGAAAAAATGCCTTAACCGATCTGGCTGCCGCTATAAATTAATTTTAATATTATCTGTGTTTATCTGTTTACATCTGTGTTCTAATCAAGCAAATCAATATCAATTTAAATATATATCAAAAAAAATATTTTTATCATGCTTTACCAAAATCCCCCAATATATTTTTACATACCCAAAGAATATTATCCAAAAAGTATTCCCAAATCAGCAAATGAAGATTGGAAAGGATTTGGTATTGGTATATATGCTTGGACATTACAAACATACCTCCACCTACAAGCAAATAACTTTCCCTGTAAATTAACCGATACATTACCCGATGAAGGAATTGTCTTAATACATCGCAACTCTTTCACAGCATTTCAACAACAAATTAAACCAGGGAAAAAATTACTCTTAATTTGTTTAAAAGCCGAGTGGGAACCATACCCTTATGCACAGCTTCATGTTGTGCAAAATCCTTTAGAAACAAAATATATTGCAGATAGCTACTATATACCACACTGGACACAACCAGGGTTAATCAAACGCGATCGCACACGTGATGATAAATTTGAAAACATTGCCTTTTTTGGTTTCCCAGAAAACCTTGCCCCTGAATTAACCCAACCCTCTTGGCAAGCAAAACTTCAAGATTTAGGATTAAATTGGTATGCTGCCACAAACCGCGATCTTTGGAATAATTACAGTACTATTGATACCATCTTAGCTGTCCGCAGCTTTGATCCAACATCGAGATATTTGAGCCGTAACTACATATCTAAACCCGCCACGAAGCTTTATAATGCTTGGTGTGCAGGCGTACCAGCCATACTCGGTTATGAGTCCGCATTTCAAGCTGAACGTCAAAGCGAATTAGACTATCTAGAAGTAAGTTCGCTAACAGATGTAATTGATGCAATTCAACGTTTGCGCGATGACTACAAATTGCGTCAGGCAATGGTAGAAAATGGTGATCTGCGTGCTGAAAAAATCAAACCAGATAAAACAGTAGCAAAGTGGCACAATTTTCTTACAAATGTAGCTATTCCTGCATATAATCGTTGGTGCTTAACTTCAAAGTTTGAGCAAGAAATCTTTTTTCAACGCAGATATGTACTCTTCAAAGTTAACCGCGCTCAAAATAAGCTAAGATTACTTGCTCTTGAGCAATTTACTAGATTTAGAAGCGAATATCAGAAAAAGAGAGTTTAAATTTTAGAGTTTACGCCATCATATTTTTTTAAGCTATGCCTAAAATTAGTGTTTGTATTCCTACTTATAATCGCGCTAACTTTTTGAAATATGCTGTTAGTAGTGTTTTAAATCAAACCTATTCTGATTTTGAATTGCTCATTTGTGATGATGGCTCTACTGATAATACATCAGAAGTAGTGAGCCAATGGAAAGATCCGCGTATTCGCTATATCAAGCATCATCAAAATATCGGGCGTAGTCAAAATATGCGTTCTGGTTTTCAAGCATCTGTAGGCAGTTATTTTATAAAATTTGATGATGATGACGCACTGACACCGGAATTTTTAGAAAAAACAGTAGCAATATTAGATTTAGAAGCAAATGTAGACTTTGTTTGTACTAATCATTGGATCATCGATCAGCAAGGAAATCGAATAGAATCAGCTACTTATGAAAATTCTATTCGTTGGGGAAAAGACAAGCTGAAGCGGGGAGTAATTCCAGATTTATTGACAGAAACATTTAAACATCAAAGTTTACAAGTTGGCTCAACACTATTTCGCCGCAGTTGTCTAGAAGCGGTTGATTATATGCGTCCTGAAGCCGATGGATGTGAAGATTTTGATTTACTGGTACGATTAGCGATCGCAGGCAAGCAAGGATATTTTATTCCAGAATTTATCATGGAATATCGTTTTCACGGTGGTCAAACCAGTTTAAAACAAAATCTACACTTCTTATCAGCTAAAGTTTTTTGTATTAGTAGCTATAGATTTGCTGATAAT
This window harbors:
- a CDS encoding glycosyltransferase family 4 protein, which codes for MLSSTFPYPPTRGGTQVRTFNLLQYLSQRHDITLLTQRSADVTDTEIEQLRQCVKELVVFQKPADSQSGLLGKVQRFTQFLQQGTPPNVLHLYSQEMQECLDQYVQTHKYDVITCEHSVNEIYLRPEWRSQLKTVINIHSSVYATCKHQLETQTSENWFRDQLNLPLLRQYEQRYCSKFDQIVVTTLQDQQQIQAFNPNSQIKIIANGVDLARFPMRSADPGGHKLIFAGAMDNAPNIDAVKFFSLEVFPEIQKRYADVTLELVGARPVSSVLELGKRSGITVLGGVPSMVEYLHNSTICLVPMRTGFGIKNKTLEAMAAGVPVVASDRGLEGLEVDDVGVPLRALRANTKSEYVYAISKLFENAQLREQLSKNARSLIETQYTWERMGSLYEQVLSNEG
- a CDS encoding Npun_R2821/Npun_R2822 family protein, whose amino-acid sequence is MQPYGIYTLANDVVYDQFVALLNSIEANVSPDLPICVIPFDEKLEKIKQEIDSRANVTLFNNYDAIQRWEDFAQQVWAAHPQGSQNKSAQLVKSRMRMQRRYAAFDGNFEKFVIYDADCLAMKPLDSLFAKLENYNFVFDDWEHAKPEPVTALNLSLIEKSGNFSAKNVRSKLHCASFFGSHRGLFTPQKIAQIQDKLIAQREVEWINGVSEAFLFNYMTLRGEYTLFNFTLSPNGQERTGNCADADLFVNIDRVLYNQDGLKPIHRIHYMNYAASDFSRLCQGEDTNICYKDEFLYYRFLKHPEQMPKQLQPPSVWKKTNRLFKKAMKKLEKVI
- a CDS encoding glycosyltransferase family 2 protein, which encodes MPKISVCIPTYNRANFLKYAVSSVLNQTYSDFELLICDDGSTDNTSEVVSQWKDPRIRYIKHHQNIGRSQNMRSGFQASVGSYFIKFDDDDALTPEFLEKTVAILDLEANVDFVCTNHWIIDQQGNRIESATYENSIRWGKDKLKRGVIPDLLTETFKHQSLQVGSTLFRRSCLEAVDYMRPEADGCEDFDLLVRLAIAGKQGYFIPEFIMEYRFHGGQTSLKQNLHFLSAKVFCISSYRFADNELENLRLEKLAQTKQDLGLRLIESGDTAAGRKLLYESKQVLGSDRRTTFALLFSYLPMSLRQLTFQVFRKIRPKSYTEKIRNPTQ